In Flavobacterium sp., a single window of DNA contains:
- a CDS encoding glucose-1-phosphate adenylyltransferase, protein MKFKKKNVVAIILGGGQGSRLFPLTETRSKPAVPIGGKYRLVDIPISNCINSDIFKIFVLTQFNSASLNAHIKNTFNFSIFSQSFVDILAAEQTPDNPTWFQGTADAVRQCMSHFLKHDFDHALILSGDQLYQMDFNEMLEAHIAADAEISIATLPVNAKDAPEFGILKTDHENNIHAFIEKPHASLLPEWESEVSEQMQEKGKKYLASMGIYIFNKSLLVELMGNQETKDFGKEIIPQAVGKHKILSYQYEGYWTDIGNIESFFEANIGLTADIPEFNLFDNENKIFTRPRLLPPSKFRNSIINQSLISEGCIINAKEIKSSVIGIRSRIGEGTVLENCYVMGNDFYQDLDEMNHDTSINKTHVGIGENCFIKNALVDKNVRIGNNVHISGGKHLDNFSNELYSIKDGIVVIKKGVTLSDNFRIE, encoded by the coding sequence ATGAAATTTAAAAAGAAAAATGTAGTTGCTATTATTTTAGGAGGAGGACAGGGATCGCGTTTATTCCCTTTAACAGAAACGAGATCAAAACCAGCTGTACCTATTGGAGGAAAATATCGTTTGGTCGATATTCCAATATCGAATTGTATTAATTCAGATATTTTTAAAATATTTGTTTTAACGCAATTTAACTCTGCATCTTTAAATGCTCATATTAAAAACACTTTCAATTTTAGTATTTTCAGTCAATCATTTGTTGATATTTTAGCCGCTGAACAAACTCCGGATAATCCAACCTGGTTTCAGGGAACTGCTGATGCCGTACGTCAGTGTATGTCACATTTTTTAAAACACGATTTTGACCATGCCTTGATTCTTTCCGGAGATCAATTGTATCAAATGGATTTTAATGAAATGCTGGAAGCTCATATCGCTGCCGATGCCGAAATTTCTATTGCAACTTTGCCTGTAAATGCTAAAGATGCGCCAGAATTTGGAATTCTTAAGACAGACCATGAAAATAATATACATGCTTTTATTGAAAAACCACATGCATCTTTACTGCCAGAATGGGAATCTGAAGTAAGCGAACAAATGCAGGAAAAAGGCAAAAAATACCTTGCCTCAATGGGAATTTATATCTTTAATAAATCATTGCTGGTAGAATTAATGGGGAATCAGGAAACGAAAGATTTTGGTAAAGAAATTATTCCGCAAGCTGTTGGAAAACATAAAATCTTAAGTTATCAATATGAAGGATACTGGACGGATATTGGAAATATCGAATCCTTTTTTGAAGCCAATATTGGTTTAACTGCCGATATTCCGGAATTCAATTTATTTGACAACGAAAATAAAATTTTTACCAGACCAAGGTTATTACCGCCATCTAAATTTAGAAATTCGATTATCAATCAATCTTTAATTTCAGAAGGCTGTATTATTAATGCCAAAGAAATTAAAAGCTCTGTAATTGGTATTCGTTCCAGAATTGGCGAAGGTACTGTTTTGGAAAATTGTTATGTTATGGGGAATGATTTTTATCAGGATCTTGACGAAATGAATCACGATACCAGCATCAATAAAACTCATGTTGGTATTGGAGAAAATTGCTTTATTAAAAATGCTCTTGTAGATAAAAATGTGCGCATAGGAAATAATGTTCACATAAGCGGAGGAAAACATTTAGATAATTTTTCTAATGAATTATACAGTATAAAAGATGGCATTGTCGTTATTAAAAAAGGTGTAACTCTTT
- a CDS encoding glycogen synthase, which yields MEIFHISAECYPVAKVGGLADVVGALPKYQTNAGHKVRVVVPCYDTNFRKENDFECVHWGKVKLGNFNFPFSVLKESTDTLGYELYLIEINDLFNRPNVYGYEDDIERFLSFQIAVLDWIIARNKIPDIINCHDHHTGLIPFLLQVAYKYETLKDVKTVITIHNGLYQGWFGFDKLYYLPEFDLKHVGLLEWNNSINSLAVAVKCANAVTTVSPSYLNEINYAANGLESLFQSVRLKSKGILNGIDFEVWNPLKDQMIFENYSIENFEAGKQKNKEKLCEQFELDPSKPLFSFIGRLFEEKGGDLLPQASALALSEHFEDINILILGSGNAEIESQLTQLRNDYKGNYNVFIGYNEELAHLIYAGSDYILMPSRVEPCGLNQMYAMRYGTIPIVRRTGGLRDTVIDFGDEGNGICHDQSSVGDICYSINRAVNLYDDKINFNKVIQRGMSADHSWERVCQEYIEIYNLIIEKNEI from the coding sequence ATGGAAATATTTCATATTAGTGCAGAATGTTATCCAGTGGCGAAAGTTGGCGGTTTGGCTGATGTTGTTGGGGCATTACCAAAATATCAGACTAATGCCGGACACAAGGTTAGAGTTGTTGTTCCTTGTTATGATACTAATTTTAGAAAGGAAAATGATTTCGAATGTGTTCATTGGGGAAAAGTTAAACTCGGAAATTTTAATTTTCCGTTTAGTGTTTTAAAAGAAAGTACTGATACACTCGGTTATGAGCTATATCTTATTGAGATTAATGATTTGTTTAACAGACCAAATGTATATGGATATGAAGATGATATTGAGCGTTTTTTGTCCTTTCAAATTGCTGTATTAGATTGGATTATAGCAAGAAATAAAATTCCGGATATAATTAATTGTCACGATCATCATACCGGGCTAATTCCGTTTTTGCTTCAGGTTGCCTATAAATATGAGACTTTAAAAGACGTAAAAACGGTCATTACTATTCATAACGGTTTATATCAGGGATGGTTTGGATTTGATAAGTTGTATTATCTGCCAGAATTTGATTTAAAACATGTAGGCTTACTAGAATGGAATAATAGCATTAATTCATTGGCAGTTGCAGTAAAATGTGCTAATGCCGTTACGACTGTTTCTCCAAGTTATTTGAATGAAATTAATTATGCAGCAAATGGATTAGAATCACTTTTTCAGTCAGTTCGTCTTAAATCAAAAGGAATTTTAAACGGAATTGATTTTGAAGTCTGGAATCCGTTAAAAGATCAAATGATTTTTGAAAATTATTCTATTGAGAATTTTGAAGCTGGAAAGCAAAAGAATAAAGAAAAACTGTGTGAGCAATTTGAGCTTGATCCTTCAAAACCCTTATTTAGTTTTATTGGACGTTTGTTTGAAGAAAAGGGAGGCGATTTGCTTCCTCAGGCATCGGCATTAGCTTTATCAGAACATTTTGAAGACATAAATATTTTAATTTTAGGTTCAGGAAATGCTGAAATTGAATCACAATTAACACAATTACGCAACGATTATAAAGGAAATTATAATGTTTTTATAGGTTACAATGAAGAATTAGCTCATTTGATTTATGCAGGTTCAGATTATATTTTGATGCCTTCAAGAGTAGAACCATGCGGTTTAAATCAAATGTATGCTATGCGATACGGAACAATTCCAATTGTTAGGAGAACTGGAGGCTTGAGGGATACGGTTATTGATTTCGGAGATGAAGGAAATGGAATCTGCCACGATCAGTCATCGGTTGGCGACATTTGTTATTCTATTAATCGTGCAGTTAACCTATACGATGATAAAATAAATTTCAATAAAGTAATACAAAGAGGAATGTCAGCTGATCATTCCTGGGAAAGAGTTTGCCAAGAATATATCGAAATATACAACCTAATAATTGAGAAAAATGAAATTTAA
- a CDS encoding alpha/beta hydrolase, whose product MAKKVNNPTKSLKIPQIIIISAKICAFVSKKLAIKFAAKIFTTPIKHKIPKRELEMDLKSAQKTISVPAINKNIVTYHYGNSERKILLVHGWSGRGTQLFKIADELLHHGYSTVSFDAPAHGKSEGKTTIMSEFIASILEIEKEFGPFEYAIGHSLGGMSVLNAIKDGLKVNKAIIIGSGDIVQDILDEFIFKLKLEKEYSEDLKVFFENKYQLKMDDFSAYRAAQNIKLPVLVIHDNDDPEVPVKAGIHIHKNLENGSLFLTDGLGHRKILGNQNVIKKILEFIKIN is encoded by the coding sequence ATGGCAAAAAAGGTAAATAATCCTACTAAATCATTAAAAATTCCACAGATAATTATAATATCTGCCAAAATTTGTGCATTTGTATCTAAAAAATTGGCCATTAAATTTGCCGCAAAAATATTTACAACGCCCATCAAACATAAGATTCCAAAACGTGAGTTAGAAATGGATCTTAAAAGCGCACAAAAAACGATCAGCGTTCCTGCTATAAATAAAAACATTGTTACCTATCATTATGGTAACAGTGAACGCAAAATATTATTAGTACACGGATGGTCTGGCCGCGGAACTCAATTATTTAAAATAGCCGATGAACTTTTGCATCACGGTTATTCTACAGTCAGTTTTGATGCGCCTGCACATGGAAAATCTGAAGGAAAAACAACTATAATGTCTGAATTCATAGCTTCTATTCTTGAGATAGAAAAGGAATTTGGCCCGTTTGAATATGCGATTGGACATTCTCTTGGAGGAATGTCTGTTTTAAATGCAATTAAAGATGGATTAAAAGTCAACAAAGCCATTATAATTGGAAGTGGAGATATTGTGCAGGATATTCTGGATGAATTTATTTTTAAACTAAAACTAGAAAAAGAATATAGCGAAGATCTGAAAGTATTTTTTGAAAATAAATATCAGTTAAAAATGGATGATTTTTCAGCTTACAGAGCTGCTCAAAACATTAAACTTCCAGTTTTAGTAATTCACGACAATGATGATCCTGAGGTTCCTGTAAAAGCGGGTATTCACATACATAAGAATCTGGAAAACGGATCTTTATTTCTTACCGATGGTTTAGGACATAGAAAAATTCTTGGAAATCAAAATGTTATCAAAAAAATATTAGAATTCATTAAAATCAATTAA
- a CDS encoding endonuclease III, with translation MDLFGETKDWEVELKPILKKYKGKKHPLDYQNTYQLLVMVVLSAQDSDANINKIVPALFEKYPRLKSLSKADTETFVPYISKVRNYPTKAQWLLEIAQTIKEDKDIPLTMSELTALKGIGRKSANVIMRETHQPAEGIIADLHVIRVAPRIGIIKEAKDGNKVEKDLMQALPKSIWSEIGMAISFLGREICRPKPKCEECLLTDICLYYNTVVLKN, from the coding sequence ATGGATTTATTTGGAGAAACAAAGGATTGGGAAGTTGAGTTAAAGCCCATTTTAAAAAAATACAAAGGCAAAAAACATCCTTTGGATTATCAAAATACTTATCAACTTTTGGTAATGGTTGTTTTATCAGCTCAGGATTCTGATGCAAATATCAATAAAATTGTTCCTGCATTGTTTGAGAAATATCCAAGATTAAAAAGTCTGTCAAAAGCTGACACTGAAACTTTTGTACCCTACATAAGTAAAGTACGTAATTACCCAACCAAAGCACAATGGCTTTTGGAAATCGCACAAACGATAAAGGAGGACAAAGATATACCTCTAACAATGTCAGAACTAACAGCTTTAAAAGGTATTGGCAGAAAATCAGCCAATGTAATTATGAGAGAAACTCACCAGCCAGCAGAAGGAATAATTGCAGATTTACATGTAATACGAGTAGCTCCCAGAATTGGAATTATTAAAGAAGCAAAAGATGGTAATAAAGTCGAAAAAGACTTAATGCAGGCTTTACCAAAAAGCATCTGGTCAGAAATTGGAATGGCTATTTCTTTTTTAGGGCGTGAAATATGCAGACCAAAACCTAAATGTGAAGAATGTCTTTTAACCGATATCTGTTTATATTACAACACAGTAGTTCTAAAAAATTAG
- a CDS encoding nuclear transport factor 2 family protein, translating into MKIYYILLCMCFGLTANAQKQEVQKSIEIFFEGFHQRDSSKIKSVCADKMILQSISESLSKGNKLSNETANEFYKSIATIPSNMKFQEKILSYNIQIDGTMAHVWAPYEFYLNDKLSHTGVNTFTLFKEKDSWKIIYLIDTRRK; encoded by the coding sequence ATGAAAATATACTACATTTTACTGTGCATGTGTTTTGGATTAACAGCAAACGCTCAAAAACAAGAAGTTCAAAAAAGTATTGAAATCTTTTTTGAAGGTTTTCATCAGAGAGATTCTTCTAAAATAAAGAGCGTTTGTGCCGATAAAATGATTCTTCAGTCAATTAGTGAGAGTCTTTCAAAAGGAAATAAGTTATCTAACGAAACAGCAAATGAATTTTATAAATCTATCGCGACAATTCCTTCGAATATGAAATTTCAGGAGAAAATTTTGAGCTACAATATTCAAATTGATGGAACTATGGCTCATGTTTGGGCTCCTTATGAGTTTTATTTAAACGATAAATTAAGTCATACCGGTGTAAATACTTTTACATTGTTTAAAGAAAAAGATTCATGGAAAATTATTTATTTAATTGATACACGTAGAAAATAA
- a CDS encoding DUF1569 domain-containing protein: protein MQNIFLKSDCDQFVDRVNNLKSDSQPLWGKMSVDQMLAHCNVTYEMVYDNIHPKPNLFIRLLLKMLAKNKVVGESPYTRNIQTAPQFIIKGDRDFNIEKERLIKYIRKTEELGEKEFEGKESLSFGKLTSKEWNNMFAKHLDHHFTQFGV from the coding sequence ATGCAAAATATTTTTCTTAAGTCAGATTGTGATCAATTTGTGGATCGTGTTAATAATTTAAAATCAGATTCACAGCCGCTTTGGGGTAAAATGTCTGTTGATCAGATGCTTGCTCATTGTAATGTTACATATGAAATGGTTTATGATAATATTCATCCTAAGCCTAATCTTTTTATAAGACTCTTGCTGAAAATGCTGGCAAAAAATAAAGTAGTGGGAGAATCTCCTTATACCAGAAATATTCAGACAGCTCCACAGTTTATAATTAAAGGTGATCGGGATTTTAATATTGAAAAAGAAAGACTTATTAAGTATATTCGAAAAACAGAAGAGTTAGGAGAAAAGGAATTTGAAGGAAAAGAATCATTATCTTTTGGTAAATTAACTTCTAAAGAATGGAATAATATGTTTGCTAAACATTTAGATCATCATTTTACACAATTTGGAGTTTAA
- a CDS encoding DUF4294 domain-containing protein, with protein sequence MKFTSILFLLLIAFTSQAQVTPKENEQMGYILTEQDSILNDTIQLPEIIISKGERMSAEEMKQFQILQNRVYKVYPYARLAADRLTALNNGMARLKTNREKKKYFKIVEDYLNNEFEDRLKKLSRKQGQILVKLVHRQTGKTTYELIKTLKSGFKAFVSNTTANLFDISLKEEYKPYEVNEDYLIETILVRGFESGRLINQTPAKPVNYNDLMEHWEAKAKEVKK encoded by the coding sequence ATGAAATTTACCAGTATTCTGTTTTTACTATTGATTGCATTTACAAGTCAGGCCCAGGTAACTCCAAAAGAAAATGAGCAAATGGGTTATATATTAACCGAACAAGATTCAATCTTGAATGATACCATTCAACTGCCGGAAATTATTATCTCAAAAGGTGAGAGAATGAGTGCAGAAGAAATGAAGCAGTTCCAGATTTTGCAAAACAGAGTCTATAAAGTATATCCATACGCAAGATTAGCCGCTGATCGTTTAACGGCTCTTAATAATGGAATGGCTCGTTTAAAAACAAATCGGGAGAAAAAGAAATACTTTAAAATAGTAGAAGACTACCTTAATAATGAATTTGAGGACAGACTTAAAAAGCTTTCCAGAAAACAAGGTCAGATTCTTGTAAAATTAGTACATCGTCAAACGGGAAAAACTACTTATGAATTAATAAAGACTTTAAAAAGCGGTTTCAAAGCTTTTGTTTCAAATACAACAGCCAATTTATTTGATATAAGTTTAAAAGAAGAATACAAACCATACGAAGTAAATGAAGATTATTTAATCGAAACTATTCTCGTTCGAGGTTTCGAATCAGGGCGACTCATAAATCAAACACCGGCAAAGCCTGTAAACTACAATGATCTTATGGAGCATTGGGAAGCAAAAGCGAAAGAAGTAAAAAAATAA
- a CDS encoding M42 family metallopeptidase — translation MNTKSILKDTSIAFLESYLNNASPTGYESEGQKLWMNYLKPYVDTFITDTYGTAVGVINPDAPFKVVIEGHADEISWYVNYITEDGLLYVIRNGGSDHQIAPSKRVNIHTKKGIVKGVFGWPAIHTRLRDKEEIPKLSNIFIDLGCETKEQVEAMGVHVGCVITYPDEFMILNENKFVCRAIDNRMGGFMIAEVARLLHENKKELPFGLYIVNSVQEEIGLRGAEMIAHTIKPNVAIVTDVCHDTTTPMIDKKVEGDLKMGKGPVIAYSPAIQNKLRDLIVDTAEENKIPFQRHATSRATGTDTDAFAYSNGGVASALISLPLRYMHTTVEMVHKEDVENVIQLIYESLLKIENNQSFSYFK, via the coding sequence ATGAATACAAAATCTATCTTGAAAGATACTTCTATTGCTTTCCTTGAAAGCTACCTAAATAACGCTTCACCGACTGGTTATGAAAGTGAGGGGCAAAAACTTTGGATGAATTATTTAAAACCTTATGTTGATACTTTTATCACTGATACTTATGGAACAGCTGTTGGGGTTATTAATCCGGATGCTCCTTTTAAGGTTGTAATTGAAGGTCACGCTGATGAAATTTCATGGTATGTAAACTATATTACGGAAGATGGCTTGTTATATGTAATTAGAAATGGAGGATCTGATCATCAGATTGCACCTTCTAAAAGAGTAAATATTCATACTAAAAAAGGTATTGTAAAAGGTGTTTTTGGATGGCCTGCAATTCATACTCGTTTAAGAGATAAGGAAGAAATTCCGAAGCTTAGTAATATTTTTATTGATCTTGGCTGTGAAACCAAAGAACAAGTTGAAGCAATGGGTGTTCATGTGGGATGTGTAATTACTTATCCTGATGAATTCATGATTTTGAACGAAAATAAATTTGTGTGCCGCGCGATCGATAACAGAATGGGCGGTTTTATGATTGCCGAAGTTGCTCGTTTATTACATGAAAACAAAAAGGAATTACCTTTTGGTTTATATATTGTAAACTCTGTTCAGGAAGAAATTGGTTTGCGTGGTGCAGAAATGATTGCACATACGATTAAACCAAATGTTGCTATTGTTACAGACGTTTGTCATGATACTACTACTCCAATGATTGATAAAAAAGTAGAAGGCGATTTAAAAATGGGTAAAGGTCCTGTGATAGCGTATTCTCCGGCGATTCAAAATAAACTTCGTGATTTAATTGTAGATACTGCCGAAGAAAATAAAATTCCGTTTCAGCGCCATGCTACTTCAAGAGCAACAGGAACTGATACTGATGCTTTTGCTTACAGTAATGGCGGTGTGGCATCGGCATTGATTTCTCTTCCTTTAAGATATATGCATACAACGGTTGAAATGGTCCATAAAGAGGATGTAGAAAATGTGATTCAATTGATTTATGAGTCTTTACTGAAAATTGAAAATAATCAGTCTTTCTCTTATTTTAAATAA
- a CDS encoding response regulator transcription factor — MRILLLEDDFTLSKEISAFFKNKEFECIPYYDGSLLLKKYFPHEYDLIILDINVPGKNGIEVCKSIREVDKKTPIIMLTAFSEIEDKLASFDNGADDYLVKPFHFDELFARISSLLRRKEIPQQTEKKILVEDLEILEEEMKVFRSGEEIKLTPKEFKLILILAHAKGKVLSKQFIAEKLWDYHIETNQNTIEVYINFLRKKIDKDHETKLIRTKIGYGYYLSSEE; from the coding sequence ATGAGAATTTTACTACTCGAAGATGATTTTACCTTATCTAAAGAAATCTCTGCGTTCTTTAAAAATAAAGAATTCGAGTGTATACCTTATTATGATGGTTCATTACTATTAAAAAAATACTTTCCTCACGAATATGATCTAATAATTCTGGACATCAATGTTCCGGGAAAAAACGGAATTGAGGTTTGCAAAAGCATTAGAGAAGTTGATAAAAAAACGCCTATAATTATGCTCACGGCTTTTAGCGAGATTGAAGATAAATTGGCTTCTTTTGATAATGGCGCCGATGATTATTTGGTAAAGCCTTTTCATTTTGATGAATTATTTGCCAGAATTTCGTCTTTATTAAGGAGAAAAGAAATTCCGCAGCAAACAGAAAAGAAAATTCTCGTTGAGGATTTAGAAATTCTGGAAGAGGAAATGAAAGTTTTTCGTTCTGGCGAAGAAATAAAACTTACTCCAAAAGAGTTTAAACTCATTTTGATTTTGGCTCATGCCAAAGGAAAAGTTTTGTCTAAACAGTTTATTGCTGAGAAACTTTGGGATTATCATATCGAAACAAATCAAAATACGATTGAAGTTTATATTAATTTCCTTCGAAAAAAAATCGACAAAGACCACGAAACAAAACTTATTCGTACCAAAATTGGTTACGGTTATTATTTAAGCAGTGAAGAATAA
- a CDS encoding HAMP domain-containing sensor histidine kinase encodes MTLKNRISLLVSLLFTILFGLASTVIFVLYSNFRKEEFRDRLEIKALSNIKLLVNVKEVDDQLLKMIDQNSINKLYDEKTLVFDSHFKLIYSSIDDAKINWSVEDLKYLKKHKTFFKQQGDYEVYGVFYDTKDKDFYALISATDDYGKRKLLFLRYTLIISYILFTCICWILTSFMVRKAMNPLGLFHQKIKNINENNLDTRIESKSNKDEIDLIANEFNFMMDRIEISYQKQKEFTAHASHELRTPLSRITAQIENTISDPATSVKGKTFLTTILSDVNHLTELISSLLILSKIDNNRNNEDNEIQRMDEILFSAIENLKKSFPEFSILFEIEESDNLDTALEVKGNKNLLEIALINVLKNACIYSDNNQALVKISTKGNQLIISVLNTGKTLSESEQKNLFQPFMRGKNSKGTSGFGLGLRIVNRILTLHKATITYSIPNSKENLFQLFFH; translated from the coding sequence ATGACTTTAAAAAACAGAATATCACTTTTGGTAAGTTTACTATTTACAATCCTTTTTGGGTTGGCTTCTACGGTGATATTTGTTTTGTATTCTAATTTTAGAAAAGAAGAATTTCGCGATCGATTAGAAATTAAAGCGCTTTCGAACATTAAACTTTTAGTAAATGTTAAGGAAGTCGACGATCAGCTTTTGAAAATGATTGACCAAAATTCTATCAATAAATTGTATGATGAAAAGACTTTGGTTTTTGATTCTCATTTTAAACTTATTTACAGCAGTATTGATGATGCTAAAATAAACTGGTCTGTTGAAGATTTAAAATATCTTAAAAAACATAAAACCTTTTTTAAACAGCAAGGTGATTATGAAGTTTATGGTGTTTTTTATGATACAAAAGACAAAGATTTCTACGCCTTAATTTCGGCAACAGATGACTATGGAAAAAGAAAACTTCTTTTTTTAAGGTATACGCTTATTATCTCTTATATTCTTTTTACCTGTATTTGTTGGATTTTAACTTCTTTTATGGTGAGAAAAGCAATGAATCCGCTTGGTTTATTTCACCAGAAAATAAAAAATATAAACGAAAATAATCTCGACACGCGTATTGAGTCAAAAAGCAATAAAGACGAAATTGATTTGATTGCCAATGAATTCAATTTCATGATGGACAGAATCGAAATTTCATATCAAAAACAAAAAGAGTTTACAGCTCACGCTTCTCACGAACTTAGAACGCCTTTATCGAGAATTACAGCTCAAATAGAAAATACGATTTCAGATCCGGCAACTTCTGTTAAAGGAAAAACTTTCCTGACTACTATTTTATCTGATGTCAATCATTTGACAGAATTAATTAGCTCTTTATTAATATTGTCTAAAATCGACAATAATAGAAACAACGAAGACAATGAAATTCAACGAATGGATGAAATTCTTTTCTCGGCAATTGAAAATTTAAAGAAAAGCTTTCCTGAGTTTAGTATTTTGTTTGAAATTGAAGAAAGTGATAATTTAGATACCGCATTAGAAGTTAAAGGAAATAAAAACCTTTTAGAAATCGCTTTAATCAATGTTTTAAAAAATGCCTGTATTTATTCAGATAATAACCAAGCACTGGTAAAAATAAGTACTAAGGGAAATCAGCTCATAATTTCTGTTCTAAATACCGGAAAAACATTAAGTGAAAGCGAACAAAAGAATTTATTTCAGCCTTTTATGCGAGGGAAAAATTCTAAGGGAACATCAGGTTTTGGTCTCGGATTACGTATCGTAAATCGCATTTTGACTCTTCACAAAGCAACCATAACTTACAGCATACCAAACAGTAAAGAAAATTTATTCCAACTATTCTTTCATTAA
- a CDS encoding TolC family protein, whose protein sequence is MRKVYALLLLVLINQAVLAQKTITLQDCESQFLKNNLFLLASHYNIDTAKAMTIQARIWDNPTITAELNAYNPDRDKLFDIGKEGQKSFGVEQLIYLGGKKRNEIKLAQTNEQLAELQFNDLLRTLKLQLRQSFYTVYYNTKSLEITDKQLAHIEDLINSYSIQAQKGNIPLRDVVRLQSLYLNFKNERMEVVNSSIEEQANLKLLLNSTETIIPDVSKDDFNKYLKIIPFDLKSFEDDAIANRPDYLAKQKEIEANELNVKWQKSLSVPDLTLGANYDQRGGAFNKEANVTIGIPLPLWNKNKGNIKNAQSVLAQSKVEKQNFELQLQTEITSAWNKWDESRKNYAVIKPTVNADFEAVYNGILTNFQKRNISLLEFTDFMESYNQANIQVNELKKKLALSGEELNTTINKDLF, encoded by the coding sequence ATGAGAAAAGTATATGCATTATTGCTGCTTGTGCTAATTAATCAGGCAGTTTTGGCTCAAAAAACAATCACACTTCAGGATTGTGAGAGTCAGTTTCTTAAAAACAATCTTTTTTTGCTGGCCTCTCATTATAATATTGATACTGCAAAAGCAATGACCATTCAGGCCCGAATATGGGACAATCCCACGATTACTGCAGAATTAAATGCCTACAATCCAGACAGAGATAAACTCTTTGATATTGGAAAAGAAGGGCAAAAGTCATTTGGCGTTGAGCAGTTAATTTATTTAGGAGGAAAAAAACGTAATGAAATTAAACTGGCTCAAACCAATGAACAGCTGGCGGAACTTCAATTTAATGATTTACTAAGGACATTAAAATTACAATTGCGTCAAAGTTTTTATACAGTTTATTACAACACCAAAAGTCTTGAAATAACTGATAAACAGCTTGCTCACATTGAAGACTTAATTAACTCCTACTCTATTCAGGCTCAAAAAGGTAATATTCCTTTGCGAGATGTTGTGCGTTTACAGTCTCTGTATCTTAATTTTAAGAACGAACGAATGGAAGTTGTCAATAGCAGTATCGAAGAACAAGCAAACTTGAAATTATTACTAAATTCAACCGAAACCATTATTCCGGATGTTTCTAAAGATGATTTTAATAAATACCTTAAAATAATTCCTTTTGATTTAAAATCTTTTGAAGATGATGCTATTGCCAATCGCCCGGATTATTTAGCAAAGCAAAAAGAGATTGAAGCAAACGAACTGAATGTAAAATGGCAGAAATCTTTATCTGTTCCTGATCTTACTTTAGGCGCCAATTACGATCAGCGCGGCGGCGCTTTTAATAAAGAAGCAAATGTTACCATTGGAATTCCTTTGCCGCTTTGGAATAAAAACAAAGGGAATATTAAAAACGCACAGTCAGTTTTAGCACAATCTAAAGTAGAAAAACAAAATTTTGAACTTCAATTACAGACTGAAATCACATCGGCATGGAATAAATGGGACGAATCCCGTAAAAACTATGCGGTAATTAAACCAACAGTAAATGCAGATTTTGAAGCGGTTTATAATGGAATCTTAACCAATTTTCAAAAGCGAAATATCAGTTTATTAGAATTTACCGATTTTATGGAAAGCTATAATCAGGCTAATATTCAGGTTAATGAACTGAAGAAAAAACTGGCTCTATCTGGCGAAGAATTAAATACTACCATCAACAAGGATTTATTTTAA